From the genome of Nitratidesulfovibrio sp.:
TGCGTTGCGACTACGGCATCGGACAGTTGTCGGACGCCGGGCGATGTTATCCTGTCGTCAGCCGCCGCAGTTCGTCCAGCACCGCCTGGGCATGCCCGTCCACCTTCACCGGCGACCACGCCGCCCGCACCGTGCCATCCGGCCCGATGAGGAAGGTGGACCGCACGATGCCGGTCACCGCCTTGCCGTATAGCATCTTGGTGCCGAAGGCGCCGTAGGCCTTGGCCACCGCCCGGTCCGGGTCGCTCAGCAGCACCACGCCCAGGTCCTGCTTCAGCGTGAAGTTGCCGATGGCTTTCGGCGAATCGGGGCTTACCCCGGCCACTGCCGCGCCCGCTGCGGCAAAGTCGGGCAGCATGCAGGTAAAGTCGCGCGCCTCGCGGGTGCAGCCGGGGGTGCTGGCCTTGGGGTAGAAGTAGAGCACCAGCCATGCTCCGGCAAAGTCGGCAAGGGCGCGCGGCGCGCCCGATGCGTCCGCCAGCCGGAAGTCGGGGGCCGCCTTGCCCGGCAGCGAGGCGGCGGTGATCAGTTCGCTCATGGATATGCTCCGTGGTCTGGGGGCTGATGTCCGTGGTTCGTGGGGAATGGGAAGGGGCGGGCACTCCCGGTGCCTCGGGACAGTCCTCGGCAGGGCATGGGCAGCGTGCCGGTGCCGTGCCGTGCGCGGCTCGTTGCCATTCCCCCCGCGTGCGCCCCGAAGACGCGTACGGTCACAATGCCGCCCGGAATGCGCCCACGTTTGGGTGGATACGCATACCGGGCGGCTGTTGGTTCCTGCTACTGCTTCTGGCCCGGCAACAGGCCCTTGATGGCCCCGCCGATGCCCTTCACGGCTTCGCCCCCCTTTTCCACCGGGGCCTGAATGACGCCACCGGCGCCTTCCAGGGTGTTCATCAGCATCTTGGTCGGGTCCACCCCGTAGCTGGGCGAATCCAGCGCGCCACTGATCTTGATGGGGATCTTGGGCAAACCGGTGACGTCGAGCGTGGCGGCGTAATCCACCACGTTGCGGCCAAGGTCGGCGGTGCCCGCGCCCGTGGCGCCGATGCCCGGCGAAACGAACTTGAGGTCCTTGTTGCTGACCACGCCCTTGTCGGCGCGGATGGACGCAGTGAGGCTGTCGAACTTCTGGCCGGACGACCCGGCACGCTTGGATTCCGCGCCCTTGATGCCTTCGGGGATGATCTGGAAGCCGTGGATGGTACCCTGGGTCATGGCCAGCGAGGCCGTGCCCGCCAGGGTGTGCTTGGCGGCGTTCCAGTCGTCGCCGGTGGCGGTGAGGTCGGTCTTCACGTCGGTGCGGGCCGAAACATGGCGCTTGCCCAGCGCGGCCTGTTGCAGTTCGCCCACCTCCACCCCCTTCACGGTGGTGACGATGCGCGACCTGGTCGCTTCGGCGCGGGTGTCGGCGGTGATGTCGCCGTTCACCGCGCCGCCGCCGAGGTTCAGTTGCAGCGGATTGATGCGCACCAGCCCCTTGTCGGCCACCAGACGCACCAGCACGTTGGTCATGGGTACCTTGGCGGCTACCAGCCGTCCGGCCTTGAAGGTGACGTCCGCGTCGATGGTGCGCAGGCTCTTCTTGGCCTCTGCCGTGCCGTCCTGCGGGGCCGCCTTGCCGTCCTTGCCGGCAGCTGGTGCAGCGCCCTTTTCGGGGGCCTTGCCCCCGGCCTGCTTGTCCCCTTCCGGCGGCAGGTAGCGGTCCACGTCGATGGCGTCCAGCGCCAACTCTGCCCGGATGACCTGCACCGCGCCCATCACGGCGGACGCCTTGCCCTGAATGGCGGTGTCGTCCAGCTTGCCGGTGATGGTGCGCACATCCACCTTGGCGGGCGTGGCCTGCACGTCCAGTGTGAGGTCCAGGGCGTCCAGCGCCTTGGGGTCGGCGGTGCGCATGGGGGTGCCCAGCGATTCCAGCGCCTTGCGGGGTGACCCGGCCAGGGTCAGCAGCCCCTCGAACGACTGCGCCCCCAGCGCGGCGGTGCCGTTGGCGCCCACCTTCATGGTGGGTGTGGACAGCGACAGCCGGGCGATGTCCAGCCGCTGCGGCACGGTGTGGAAGGTCAGATCGCCCGCCAGTTCCACCTTGCCGAGCCCGGCGGGCACCACGCCGCCCTTGGGGGTAAGGGTCACGGTCAGTCCGTTCACCCGCAATACCGAGCCGTCCAGGTCGGACTGCACCTTGGCGATGACGGACAGGTCCGCCTCGATGTCCGGCTTCTGGCCGGACATGGCCACGACAAGCTTGATGTCGGCGGGGTCGCCGCCGGGGGCCAGGCCGTTGACGTTGATGTTCAGGTCGCGGGCGCGGAACTGCTGCCCGGTGCCCAGGTCGCGGAAGGACAGCGAGGCCCCGTTCACCGACAGGCTGTCCACGGCCACGGCCATGGGGGCGCCGCCCGAGGCCTGTGGCTGTGCGGGCTGGGGGGTGGGAGCCGCGGGGGACGCGGGCGCTGCCGGAGCCTGGCCGGGCTTGGCGAAGTCCCAGTTGGTGCGGCCATCGGCGGCGCGCACCAGGTTCAGGTGCAGCCCGTCCAGCATCAGTTCCGCCACCTCCACCCGCTTGGACAGCAGGGGCATGAAGGCCACGCGCAGCCCACCGCCCTTGATGCGCAGGAAAATGTCGTCATCCCCAGATGCAGGGGACGGGGCGGGCGCCTTGGGAAAGTCCGGCGGATTGCCGAGGTGCATGGGGCCGAAGGCAACGCCCAGCCACGGAAAGAAGGACAGCGAAAGGTCGCCGTCGAAGACCAGTTCGCGGCCCGTGGCCGAGCGCGCGGCATCGGCGATGCGGCCCTTGTAGTCGTTGGGGTTGATGGTGGCCACCACGATGGCGATGGCTGCGGCGGCAAGGATGACCAGGGCGCCGATGGCGGCGGCCACGAGTTTGAGCGTTCTGTTCATGGCGGTGCTCCCGGTTGGGGGTTGCCGAAGGGGCGGTGGAGGCGGGCCGGGGGCCGCACGGGAACGGCGGCGAAAGAAGGAAAGCCCGAGCCTTTCCGAAAGATAACCCACCGGGGATGTTGGGGCAAGGCGTGAGAACAAATTACGGCGGGGTGTGGGGGATGTGCGCCGTGATGATGGACCGTCTGGCGGGACGGCGGCGGGTAGGGCGATGGGCGGGTAAGGTGGCGGGCATGGCAGTTGCGTAAGGCGGCCCGAACCGGTTTGAATTGGTCCCGAGTTGAGGGAGGCCGCTCTGGCGGAGCGGTGCGATTCGCGCTAGACCTTGGCCCATGAATTCCGTCACTCCCCCGTCCACCCCGACCACTTCATCCTCGGCACCCGCACCGTCCGCATCCCCTGTCCTGCCCGCCGACATTTCGCCCCGCACCTGCCGCACCCCGGCCCTGATGATACAGGGCACCTGCTCCAACGCGGGCAAGAGCATCCTTGCCGCCGCGTTCTGCCGCATCTTCCTGCAGGACGGCCTACGCGTGGCCCCGTTCAAGGCGCAGAACATGGCGCTCAATTCCTGCGTCACCCCCGACGGGCTGGAAATGGGCCGGGCGCAGGCGGTGCAGGCGGCAGCCTGTCGGCTGGACCCGGACGTGCGCATGAACCCGGTGCTGCTGAAGCCCTGTTCCGACGTGGGGTCGCAGGTCATCGTCATGGGGCGGCCCGTGGGCGTCATGCGGGTGCGCCAGTACGTGGGCTACAAGCCGCAGGCGCGCGACGCGGCCTTTGCCGCCTACGACAGCCTGGCGGCAGAGCACGACGTGATGGTTATCGAGGGGGCGGGCAGCCCGGCGGAAATCAACCTGAAGGCCCACGACATCGTGAACATGGCCATGGCCCGCCATGCCGGGGCGCGGGTGCTGCTGGTGGGCGACATCGACCGGGGCGGGGTGTTCGCCGCGCTGGTGGGCACCATGGAACTGCTGGAGGACTGGGAACGCAATCACGTGGCGGGCTACCTGCTGAACAAGTTCCGGGGCGATGCCAGCCTGCTGGACCCAGCGCTGGAGTTCATGAAGGAGCGCACCGGGCGGCCCGTGCTGGGCGTGGTGCCGTACCTGCGCGACCTGGGCCTGCCGGAAGAGGACTCCGTGACCTTCAAGGAAGGGCTGCCGGGCCTGCGCCATGGGGCGCCGGGCACGGGGCGGGACGGCGTGCCGGACATCCTGCCGGACATCCTGCCGGACACCCTGTTGGACATCGTGCTGGTGGACCTGCCGCACATCAGCAATTTTACCGACGTGGACGCCCTGCGCGGCGAACCGGACGTGCGGCTGCGCGTGGCCCGCACCCCGGCTGACCTGCCAGCGCCGGACGGCAGGATGCCCGACGCGGTGATCCTGCCGGGCAGCAAGAACACCACCGGCGACCTGCGGGCGTTGCGCGCCACGGGCATGGCCGATGCGCTGGGGAGCCTTGCGCGCAACCCGGACGGGCCGGTGGTGGCGGGTATCTGCGCCGGGTTGCAGATGCTGGGCCTGTGCGTGGCCGACCCGCTGGGGCTGGAAGGCGGCGGAGACGAGCAGGGGCTGGGCCTGTTGCCGGTGCGCACCGAACTGGCGGCGGAAAAGACCCTGCGCCGTACGGTGGGGATGCACCCGCGCAGCGGTCTGCCGGTGTCGGGGTACGAGATTCGTCACGGCATCACCGTGGCCGAGGGAAGCGGCGGGGACGGTGTGGGGGACGATGGCGACGATTCCGTCGGCCCAGTCGACTCGGACAGCCAGATCGGGCCAGACAGCCAGATAGGGTCAGACAGCCAGATTGGCCCCGGCTGCCCCGCAGGTGCGGGCGCTGCCTTCCCCTTCCTGCTGCGCGAGGACGGCGGCCCGCTGGGTTGGGGCA
Proteins encoded in this window:
- a CDS encoding peroxiredoxin: MSELITAASLPGKAAPDFRLADASGAPRALADFAGAWLVLYFYPKASTPGCTREARDFTCMLPDFAAAGAAVAGVSPDSPKAIGNFTLKQDLGVVLLSDPDRAVAKAYGAFGTKMLYGKAVTGIVRSTFLIGPDGTVRAAWSPVKVDGHAQAVLDELRRLTTG
- a CDS encoding AsmA family protein, producing the protein MNRTLKLVAAAIGALVILAAAAIAIVVATINPNDYKGRIADAARSATGRELVFDGDLSLSFFPWLGVAFGPMHLGNPPDFPKAPAPSPASGDDDIFLRIKGGGLRVAFMPLLSKRVEVAELMLDGLHLNLVRAADGRTNWDFAKPGQAPAAPASPAAPTPQPAQPQASGGAPMAVAVDSLSVNGASLSFRDLGTGQQFRARDLNINVNGLAPGGDPADIKLVVAMSGQKPDIEADLSVIAKVQSDLDGSVLRVNGLTVTLTPKGGVVPAGLGKVELAGDLTFHTVPQRLDIARLSLSTPTMKVGANGTAALGAQSFEGLLTLAGSPRKALESLGTPMRTADPKALDALDLTLDVQATPAKVDVRTITGKLDDTAIQGKASAVMGAVQVIRAELALDAIDVDRYLPPEGDKQAGGKAPEKGAAPAAGKDGKAAPQDGTAEAKKSLRTIDADVTFKAGRLVAAKVPMTNVLVRLVADKGLVRINPLQLNLGGGAVNGDITADTRAEATRSRIVTTVKGVEVGELQQAALGKRHVSARTDVKTDLTATGDDWNAAKHTLAGTASLAMTQGTIHGFQIIPEGIKGAESKRAGSSGQKFDSLTASIRADKGVVSNKDLKFVSPGIGATGAGTADLGRNVVDYAATLDVTGLPKIPIKISGALDSPSYGVDPTKMLMNTLEGAGGVIQAPVEKGGEAVKGIGGAIKGLLPGQKQ
- a CDS encoding cobyric acid synthase, with the translated sequence MIQGTCSNAGKSILAAAFCRIFLQDGLRVAPFKAQNMALNSCVTPDGLEMGRAQAVQAAACRLDPDVRMNPVLLKPCSDVGSQVIVMGRPVGVMRVRQYVGYKPQARDAAFAAYDSLAAEHDVMVIEGAGSPAEINLKAHDIVNMAMARHAGARVLLVGDIDRGGVFAALVGTMELLEDWERNHVAGYLLNKFRGDASLLDPALEFMKERTGRPVLGVVPYLRDLGLPEEDSVTFKEGLPGLRHGAPGTGRDGVPDILPDILPDTLLDIVLVDLPHISNFTDVDALRGEPDVRLRVARTPADLPAPDGRMPDAVILPGSKNTTGDLRALRATGMADALGSLARNPDGPVVAGICAGLQMLGLCVADPLGLEGGGDEQGLGLLPVRTELAAEKTLRRTVGMHPRSGLPVSGYEIRHGITVAEGSGGDGVGDDGDDSVGPVDSDSQIGPDSQIGSDSQIGPGCPAGAGAAFPFLLREDGGPLGWGTHGGRVWGTSLHGVFDADGFRRHFLDGLRVRRGLDPLGRVVAPYSLDPALDRLADAVRAAVDMDTIYDMLNLRPGGA